The following proteins come from a genomic window of Paenibacillus spongiae:
- a CDS encoding sulfatase-like hydrolase/transferase: protein MKISKNGQPNIVFILADDQGPWALGCAGNPEIRTPNLDRLAAEGMRFSSFFCTSPVCSPARASLLTGRIPSQHGVHDWIRGGNVGERPIEYLQGLTAYTELLADAGYVLGLSGKWHLGDSRTPQKGFTHWYVHQHGGGPYYDAPMIRDGELIREPGYLTDAITDDALSFIDAQHDEQPFYLGVHYTAPHSPWIDSHPQEYVDLYEDCAFDSCPQEPRHPWTIPTAPWDEDQRGNLQGYFAAVTAMDAQIGRILDKLEQKGIRERTLICFLSDNGFNCGQHGIWGKGNGTFPFNMYDSSVKVPAIFRLPGRIPAGRVCDEMVSGYDWMPTLLELLGLDHPEAGELPGSSFLPLLLGEDGTGREDIVIYDEYGPVRMIRTKEWKYVHRYAYGPHELYHLAEDPDERRNLIDGPEADEQRAALKERLDYWFTRYADPNRDGTREAVSGFGQLELAGHAGRGRKAYEDPPAPSRSE, encoded by the coding sequence ATGAAGATCTCGAAGAACGGACAGCCGAACATTGTATTTATACTGGCCGACGATCAAGGCCCGTGGGCGCTCGGCTGCGCGGGCAATCCGGAAATACGCACGCCAAACCTGGACCGGCTGGCGGCGGAAGGGATGCGCTTCTCAAGCTTCTTCTGCACATCGCCGGTATGCTCGCCTGCACGGGCTTCGCTGCTGACCGGGCGCATTCCGTCGCAGCACGGCGTGCACGATTGGATTCGGGGCGGCAACGTGGGAGAGCGGCCAATCGAGTATCTTCAAGGGCTGACTGCCTATACCGAGCTGTTGGCGGATGCCGGCTATGTTCTGGGTCTAAGCGGCAAATGGCATCTCGGAGACAGCCGGACGCCGCAGAAGGGCTTTACGCATTGGTATGTCCACCAGCATGGCGGGGGGCCTTATTACGATGCGCCAATGATCCGCGACGGCGAGCTGATCCGCGAACCGGGTTATCTGACTGACGCGATCACCGACGACGCACTGTCTTTCATTGATGCGCAGCATGACGAGCAGCCCTTCTATCTTGGCGTTCACTATACGGCTCCGCATAGCCCCTGGATCGACAGCCATCCGCAGGAATATGTCGATCTGTATGAGGACTGCGCATTCGATAGCTGTCCGCAGGAGCCCCGTCATCCGTGGACGATACCGACGGCGCCGTGGGACGAGGATCAGCGGGGGAACCTGCAGGGCTACTTCGCGGCCGTGACGGCGATGGATGCGCAGATCGGAAGGATTCTCGACAAGCTGGAGCAGAAGGGCATCCGTGAGCGGACGCTGATCTGTTTCTTGAGCGACAACGGCTTCAATTGCGGGCAGCATGGCATCTGGGGCAAAGGCAACGGCACGTTCCCGTTCAACATGTATGACAGCTCAGTGAAAGTGCCGGCTATATTTCGCTTGCCTGGCCGAATTCCGGCAGGGCGCGTCTGCGACGAGATGGTGAGCGGCTACGATTGGATGCCGACCTTGCTGGAGCTGCTCGGGCTTGACCATCCGGAAGCAGGCGAGCTGCCCGGGAGCAGTTTTCTGCCGCTGCTGCTCGGCGAGGACGGGACGGGGCGCGAGGATATCGTCATCTATGACGAATACGGCCCTGTCCGCATGATCCGCACGAAGGAATGGAAGTATGTCCATCGTTATGCGTACGGTCCCCATGAGCTGTATCATCTGGCGGAGGATCCGGATGAGCGGCGGAATCTGATCGATGGCCCCGAAGCGGATGAGCAGCGGGCGGCCCTGAAGGAGCGGCTCGATTATTGGTTCACCCGCTATGCCGACCCGAACCGGGACGGCACGAGGGAAGCGGTGAGCGGATTCGGGCAGCTGGAGCTCGCCGGTCATGCCGGAAGGGGAAGGAAGGCCTATGAGGATCCGCCAGCGCCATCCCGGTCCGAATAG